TCGGGGGTGCGATCCAGCGCGAGCAGGGAATTGCGGATGCGTTTGGCGCTGAAGCCGCAATCAACGAGCACGCGCGCGCCGGGCGTTTCCAAATACGCGGCGTTGCCTCCGGAGCCGCTGCCGAAAATGGTGAACCGAACCTCCTCCACGCGCCAAGTGTACGGGGAGCGGATCGGGGGCACAAATTAAATTCATTCACACATTGCGGATTGGTCGGGGGAGGTTATATTGGCAGAACCCTTTTTTGGCGAAACGAAAGTGCAAGCAGTTTGCGTGCCATTGGCCTTGCCTTTCGGAGCCAAAACCGGTAACTACAGACAGCCGCCTGACCTATGGCTTTTGAACCAAGAATGCAATTGGGACAGAGACTTGCGCAAATGCAGGTCATGTCTCCGCAGATGCAGCAGTCGCTGGCCTTTCTCCAAGCGCCGATGCTGGATTTGCGTTCGATGATTAACAAGGAGCTTCAGGAAAACCCGGTGCTCGAGGAGCTCTCGCCTGATGAAGCCGCCCCTGCCGATAATGGCGATGCCACGGCGGAGGCGAATGGCGAAGCTCCGGAAATCCAGCCACCCGACGGCACAAAAGTCGATCCCACTGAGGAAAGCAATGGCGAGCCGGTGGATGATTTCAGCAAGGAACTCGAGCGCCTCGCGGAGATGAGCGAGGAGTGGCGCGATCATTTCAATGCATCTCAAGTCGCCCCCACCACTCGCCCGAGCGAAGATGATGATGAGCGGCGGCAGTTTATGATGGAGTCCATCACCAGCGGCACGTCGTTGCAGGATTTGTTGATGGAACAATCCAAGATGAGCGATTTGAATTTGGAAGAGATGAAAGTGGCTGAAGAAATCATCGGCAACATTGATGACAATGGATTTCTGCAAATGAGCGTGGAGGAATTGGTGGAGGCTACTGAGTGCGACCGCGAAGTGGTGGAGGAAACGCTGTCGGTCATTCGCTCTTTCGAACCGGCCGGCGTGGGCGCGAGCGATTTGCGCGAGTGCCTGTTATTACAACTGGAACGTCAGGGCAAAATCGACACCGACGAATACAAATTGGTGGAGCATCACATGGATGCGCTGGGTCGCCG
This genomic interval from Limisphaerales bacterium contains the following:
- the rpoN gene encoding RNA polymerase factor sigma-54; its protein translation is MQLGQRLAQMQVMSPQMQQSLAFLQAPMLDLRSMINKELQENPVLEELSPDEAAPADNGDATAEANGEAPEIQPPDGTKVDPTEESNGEPVDDFSKELERLAEMSEEWRDHFNASQVAPTTRPSEDDDERRQFMMESITSGTSLQDLLMEQSKMSDLNLEEMKVAEEIIGNIDDNGFLQMSVEELVEATECDREVVEETLSVIRSFEPAGVGASDLRECLLLQLERQGKIDTDEYKLVEHHMDALGRRRFPEIAKALGVEIDEVQDIAENISHLAPRPGSAFKNEPEQYVLPEVFVGWKDDQWEVTSNREEVPQLRISNSYKDLLAEARDSKDVREYIRAKIRDGNFLIKSIHQRQDTILNIAREIVARQEAFMEEGVSALKPMTMSEIAEKVEVHETTVSRAVSGKYMKTPQGLFEMRFFFTGAIATTSGEGVSNTSVKQMIADLVENEDKAKPLSDEQLVKLLGKNDIKIARRTVAKYRGELGLLSSSMRRVY